One window from the genome of Rhodopirellula halodulae encodes:
- a CDS encoding DUF1559 family PulG-like putative transporter: MSTHSTQAVFNAPYSSKQRFRTAFTLIEMLVVISIIGVLAALLLPAVSKAREAARAAQCQNNLKQFGVGLTGRTVNSPNGEFCSGAFDFRRDGVPTEVGWVADLVRRGILVSEMRCPSTSAQASSAIEHLLSDNEADWAANTCVDQMGAEEYTNEMGTVIKNVARLIEASPADRVEFIERKMLEDGYNTNYAATWFLVRSEVILDEEGNPQPKDSSCSTDLKSLNVTRGPLTTRLLDTAKAPSSTVPLLCDASPIGQLSANVGDLPSGTPFVTPIVGKPVLYKNTVPAHVTNGYLEEPALASGTDREGVDGWLRVWNYDTRQDYRGMSTHHSGVCHVLMADGSVRGLYDENGDGFINNGFPKDPSFWTSDEVEAGDLELASYYSLNSKGEEL; this comes from the coding sequence ATGTCCACCCACTCAACTCAAGCCGTTTTCAACGCACCTTACAGCTCAAAGCAGCGATTCAGAACCGCATTCACGTTGATCGAAATGTTGGTGGTGATTTCGATCATTGGTGTGCTCGCGGCATTGCTGCTTCCCGCCGTTTCCAAGGCTCGCGAGGCGGCGCGGGCAGCCCAATGCCAAAACAATCTGAAGCAATTCGGCGTTGGTCTCACCGGACGCACGGTCAATTCACCCAATGGCGAGTTCTGCTCCGGGGCCTTTGATTTTCGTCGCGATGGGGTGCCAACGGAGGTTGGATGGGTCGCTGACTTGGTTCGACGAGGGATCTTAGTGAGCGAAATGCGTTGCCCGAGCACGTCCGCTCAAGCCAGCAGTGCGATTGAACATTTGCTCAGCGACAACGAGGCGGACTGGGCAGCCAATACTTGCGTGGATCAGATGGGAGCCGAGGAATACACCAATGAAATGGGCACGGTCATCAAGAATGTGGCTCGGTTGATCGAGGCATCACCAGCGGATCGCGTCGAGTTCATTGAACGCAAGATGCTGGAGGACGGTTACAACACCAACTACGCGGCCACTTGGTTTTTGGTCCGCAGCGAAGTGATTTTGGATGAGGAAGGCAACCCGCAACCGAAAGACAGTTCTTGTTCCACCGACCTGAAGTCGCTGAACGTCACTCGCGGACCACTCACCACTCGTTTGCTCGATACGGCGAAGGCTCCCAGCAGCACCGTGCCACTCCTGTGCGACGCGTCGCCCATTGGGCAGTTGTCAGCGAATGTTGGCGACTTGCCGTCGGGGACTCCGTTTGTCACACCAATCGTTGGCAAGCCGGTTCTGTACAAAAACACGGTTCCTGCGCATGTGACCAACGGCTATCTCGAAGAACCGGCGTTGGCATCAGGGACTGACCGAGAGGGCGTGGATGGCTGGCTTCGCGTGTGGAACTACGACACGCGTCAGGATTACCGCGGAATGTCAACACATCACAGTGGCGTCTGCCACGTGCTGATGGCCGACGGTAGCGTCCGTGGACTCTACGACGAGAACGGCGATGGCTTCATCAACAACGGCTTCCCAAAAGACCCCTCGTTCTGGACCAGCGACGAAGTCGAAGCCGGCGATCTCGAACTCGCCAGCTACTACTCGCTCAACAGCAAAGGCGAAGAGCTGTGA
- a CDS encoding DUF1573 domain-containing protein, with translation MSVTAKFLLAGVLLASVFGAMSTGLATIVSYAPFGVAPSQRADYEEQVALIKRRESLRRNSKEMGLPQAVVPALSYDFGLVDPHTTATHSFEIRNQGAGPLTLDVAETTCKCTVGNAASNVLLPGESTTIDLTWNTGKKAENYEQIARVVTNDPTRKVIDLSVTGVVKSKLFVPENGLFRTVDAGEQATATLFLHSQLHDEFAVVDVESDLPGLQWEAKQVSVSSQPSLNDRSPASVTELQLNCLAQRAGKFSGEVKVQVLLPGQAELSEHVVQLTGRVHAPISFHSPMLHSKEGLDLGTLANDADHEFHLVVRKHFSEDRELAVLNVEPKILEVSIEPSHRESDYRLTIRIPRGAESEIFNLDQKRGYIQVGDPSNQEFSNWFPVIGAVVANAN, from the coding sequence ATGAGTGTGACTGCAAAGTTTCTCTTGGCTGGCGTATTGCTGGCTTCGGTTTTTGGAGCGATGTCGACCGGACTGGCCACCATTGTTTCCTATGCTCCCTTCGGAGTCGCACCGTCTCAGCGAGCGGACTATGAAGAGCAAGTCGCACTGATCAAACGTCGGGAATCCCTTCGCCGCAATTCGAAGGAAATGGGGCTGCCTCAAGCTGTGGTGCCGGCCTTGAGCTACGACTTTGGCTTGGTCGATCCGCATACAACCGCGACTCATTCCTTCGAGATTCGGAATCAAGGTGCCGGGCCGTTGACTCTTGACGTGGCGGAGACCACCTGCAAGTGCACGGTCGGGAACGCGGCAAGCAATGTGTTGCTACCTGGTGAGAGCACGACGATCGATCTCACCTGGAACACCGGGAAGAAAGCGGAAAACTACGAGCAAATCGCTCGAGTGGTCACCAATGACCCGACTCGGAAGGTCATCGACCTGTCAGTCACAGGCGTTGTGAAGTCGAAGCTGTTTGTTCCTGAAAACGGTCTTTTTCGTACCGTTGACGCTGGCGAGCAAGCAACCGCAACCTTGTTCCTGCACAGCCAACTGCATGATGAGTTCGCCGTGGTGGATGTGGAGTCTGATTTGCCTGGTTTGCAATGGGAGGCTAAGCAAGTTTCCGTGTCTTCGCAGCCATCGTTGAACGATCGATCACCGGCTTCGGTGACCGAATTGCAGTTGAACTGCTTGGCACAGCGAGCGGGGAAGTTTTCAGGCGAAGTGAAAGTACAGGTCTTGCTACCAGGCCAAGCCGAATTGAGCGAGCACGTCGTTCAATTGACTGGTCGTGTTCATGCACCCATTAGTTTTCACTCGCCAATGTTGCATTCCAAAGAGGGTTTGGATCTGGGGACGCTCGCCAATGATGCCGACCATGAGTTCCACTTGGTCGTTCGCAAACACTTCTCAGAAGATCGTGAGCTCGCGGTGCTGAATGTGGAGCCCAAAATCCTGGAGGTTTCCATCGAGCCGTCCCACCGAGAGTCGGACTATCGGCTGACCATTCGAATTCCACGCGGAGCCGAGTCAGAGATTTTTAACTTGGATCAAAAGCGAGGGTACATCCAAGTGGGCGATCCAAGCAACCAAGAGTTTTCGAATTGGTTCCCTGTCATCGGTGCGGTGGTTGCAAATGCAAACTGA
- a CDS encoding GntR family transcriptional regulator, whose translation MFFSIDAASDVPIYEQIVRQVKLAVADGTLVGGQMLPSVRQLSRDIALNPNTIARAYRELQTQEILKPLRGRGMVVRRDAIEACTSARDDLVGEGVRRALADAIAGGMSPDQLRELFETELARLSRSAAEANSSSTDHEIVASSSNNESSHE comes from the coding sequence ATGTTCTTTTCCATTGATGCTGCCAGCGACGTTCCGATCTACGAGCAGATCGTGCGTCAGGTCAAACTCGCCGTCGCGGACGGCACGTTGGTGGGTGGCCAAATGCTGCCCAGCGTGCGTCAGCTTTCTCGCGACATCGCACTGAATCCCAACACGATTGCTCGTGCCTACCGCGAACTCCAGACGCAGGAAATCCTGAAACCTCTGCGCGGGCGTGGGATGGTGGTGCGTCGGGATGCCATCGAGGCCTGCACGTCGGCGCGTGATGACCTTGTGGGCGAAGGCGTGCGTCGTGCGCTCGCCGACGCAATTGCGGGCGGGATGTCGCCTGATCAATTGCGTGAACTCTTCGAAACCGAGCTTGCTCGTTTAAGCCGGTCGGCCGCTGAGGCCAACTCTTCATCGACGGATCACGAGATCGTCGCTTCGTCCTCCAACAACGAGTCGAGCCATGAGTGA
- a CDS encoding DUF6263 family protein gives MSFRIPTKSRRLALIGLTCLGSAGIVSSPSAVWSEERSVLETSGNENNQTYTLKHSLQPQQTLRYKVTHIAKTKTRINGSEEIANVHTTSNRAWQVADASEKEMTFDHSIESVAMTQQSGEAEEVRWDSTSGEDPPKIFSVVASQIGTPLATVTINSQGQEVRREDHAGTKSSLGMGSLALALPDKPIKIGESWAVPSEIQARTEDGFVKQIKIRQLYTLKKVKAGVATLSVKSETLTPIEEESLRAQVIQQLSNGTLRFDVDNGYLLSKELNWDESVVGFQGPGSMMEYRAKMTEELLPEDSPTSVATKKDSKR, from the coding sequence ATGTCGTTTCGAATCCCCACCAAGTCCCGTCGTCTCGCACTGATTGGCCTGACATGCTTGGGATCAGCCGGCATCGTTTCGTCACCCAGCGCCGTCTGGTCGGAAGAGCGTTCCGTTCTGGAAACCTCGGGCAACGAGAACAACCAAACCTATACGCTGAAGCATTCTCTGCAGCCCCAACAGACGCTTCGCTACAAGGTGACGCACATCGCGAAAACAAAAACGCGTATTAATGGGTCGGAAGAAATCGCCAACGTGCACACCACCAGCAATCGAGCTTGGCAAGTTGCCGACGCCTCGGAAAAGGAAATGACCTTCGATCACTCGATCGAATCCGTCGCGATGACCCAGCAAAGCGGTGAAGCCGAAGAAGTCCGCTGGGATAGCACCTCCGGTGAAGACCCACCCAAAATCTTCAGCGTCGTTGCATCACAAATCGGCACGCCTTTGGCCACCGTCACCATCAACTCGCAAGGGCAAGAGGTTCGACGCGAAGATCATGCGGGAACCAAGTCGTCGTTGGGAATGGGATCGCTGGCGCTCGCACTGCCCGACAAGCCCATCAAAATCGGCGAATCATGGGCCGTTCCGTCCGAAATCCAAGCTCGAACCGAAGACGGATTCGTCAAACAAATTAAGATTCGCCAGCTCTACACGCTGAAGAAAGTCAAAGCGGGCGTTGCGACCTTGAGCGTCAAAAGTGAAACGTTGACGCCCATCGAAGAAGAATCACTTCGCGCACAAGTCATCCAGCAACTGAGCAACGGCACACTGCGTTTCGATGTCGACAATGGTTACCTGCTCAGCAAAGAGCTGAATTGGGATGAGTCCGTCGTGGGCTTCCAAGGCCCAGGAAGCATGATGGAATACCGAGCCAAAATGACAGAAGAACTGCTGCCGGAAGACAGCCCCACTTCGGTCGCCACCAAAAAAGACAGCAAACGCTGA
- a CDS encoding ABC transporter permease has translation MATALDDYSRVALRPTGSRMSHLIWKDFQMLKPLAIAAAIGILALYGLAVLRSSVDPVADPDLITLSVLWVLVPNLVALGVPPMSLGTENEERTLDWLRTLPVKWWQVLLSKMLVGFAAWFFALLLATACFVLSYVVLRGGWSWQRVSTINGMESLIELLAYSVGLLLCGWVAALLVRNPIGSVLLVLPFILGVTLLWNALVAELIDTPFRNGSTFLEADASQRALLLGLAVVFTGVLSAAVVGLARRRLAGTSDAKWQAPIIAQAYQPTVVQVAWHGKPSRMRALLWQQLRQTRMVLGAALILLLGTILLSIADPRSNFMEPLFALAWPMMLLVLGVATFHGDRRGCRQGFFADRGWPATLIWLTRLIPTGSMALVLALALPFVSSSRWHFGPPHFQAYGTQAFVWAILVQCMLFVLGVLTGQWGRRPSLAFFGAPVVALLWMLPAFGLFGLYQGYVSLLWIAAAILLFATWRLTPFVMQGASSVAVWGRGLAYCLLALGVMCGCIFWHRWWTTPAEMPRWRNEMLGYQIEPISFDDYQSAYMTLPGTRNVRLQCDVYPLEQMDAPLKKNMLSSEFPRVGPTEASAIKYTVRLQPNQYWANRVINYGYESSAERFRKLDTQLDAELSADKSMGEHVSQAELYGLCVDTPISVKHGRPQAYVNGRYYGVVPYGLLNWRPLRRKALEVAAKWTRITREQSMEFAVLEELLGNAESNEWIVIAGLRQVAYEQNLFSDSASPFGEEDFLDQQVFVHVVDELCDEQLRREGRERSLVSAWQRFQNAEWAGWSTRQLGNEKYFLSADLDDPLYRMGIERKRFTRKLDVAVRETLDQLRSGLRRWDDRELVALRGIWGELLRNRKDAASIFAGNEYASPPRAPIFYQEQELLIDELRQMADELRE, from the coding sequence ATGGCCACAGCATTGGATGATTACTCGCGAGTTGCTTTGCGTCCAACTGGATCGCGAATGTCGCATTTGATCTGGAAAGATTTTCAGATGTTGAAGCCGCTGGCGATCGCGGCGGCGATTGGAATTCTCGCGTTGTACGGTTTGGCAGTGCTGCGTTCGTCGGTCGATCCGGTTGCGGATCCCGATTTGATCACGCTGTCGGTGTTATGGGTGCTGGTTCCCAATTTGGTGGCTTTGGGTGTGCCGCCGATGTCGCTGGGGACAGAAAACGAAGAGCGAACCTTGGATTGGTTGAGGACGCTGCCGGTGAAGTGGTGGCAAGTTTTGCTGTCGAAGATGCTGGTGGGATTCGCTGCTTGGTTTTTCGCTTTGTTGTTGGCGACAGCGTGTTTTGTTCTGTCGTACGTGGTCTTGCGCGGCGGATGGAGTTGGCAACGTGTTTCCACGATAAACGGGATGGAATCGTTGATCGAATTGCTCGCTTACAGCGTCGGGTTATTGCTATGCGGTTGGGTCGCGGCGTTGTTGGTACGCAATCCCATCGGGTCGGTGTTGTTGGTGTTGCCCTTCATCCTGGGAGTGACACTGCTATGGAATGCGTTGGTCGCTGAGTTGATTGACACGCCATTTCGAAACGGCAGCACGTTTCTCGAAGCCGATGCGTCGCAGCGAGCTCTGTTGCTCGGTTTGGCCGTTGTTTTCACTGGAGTGCTGTCCGCCGCCGTTGTTGGTTTGGCCAGGCGACGATTGGCAGGCACCAGCGATGCGAAATGGCAAGCACCGATCATTGCGCAGGCGTATCAACCCACCGTGGTTCAGGTCGCTTGGCACGGGAAACCCAGCCGAATGAGGGCTCTTTTGTGGCAGCAACTTCGACAAACTCGCATGGTGCTCGGGGCCGCGTTAATCTTGCTTCTTGGAACCATTCTGTTGTCGATCGCCGATCCGCGGTCGAACTTTATGGAGCCACTCTTCGCGTTGGCTTGGCCAATGATGTTGCTCGTGCTGGGTGTCGCAACCTTTCATGGCGACCGCCGTGGATGCCGGCAAGGGTTTTTTGCGGATCGAGGATGGCCTGCGACTCTGATTTGGCTGACGCGTTTGATTCCCACCGGAAGCATGGCTCTTGTGTTGGCGTTGGCATTGCCATTTGTCAGTTCATCCCGATGGCATTTTGGACCGCCTCACTTTCAAGCGTATGGGACGCAGGCGTTTGTCTGGGCGATCCTTGTACAGTGCATGCTGTTTGTTCTAGGTGTGTTGACTGGGCAGTGGGGACGTCGTCCATCGTTGGCTTTCTTTGGGGCTCCAGTCGTTGCACTGCTGTGGATGCTGCCGGCCTTTGGGCTGTTTGGTCTCTACCAGGGGTACGTCAGCCTTTTGTGGATCGCGGCGGCAATACTGCTTTTCGCGACTTGGCGTTTGACACCCTTTGTGATGCAAGGTGCTTCGTCGGTCGCGGTTTGGGGGCGGGGGCTTGCCTATTGCCTTCTGGCGTTGGGAGTGATGTGCGGTTGCATCTTTTGGCATCGCTGGTGGACAACTCCCGCCGAGATGCCGCGTTGGCGAAACGAAATGTTGGGGTATCAAATCGAGCCCATTTCGTTTGACGATTATCAGTCGGCGTACATGACGTTGCCGGGCACGCGGAATGTTCGTCTGCAATGCGATGTTTACCCGCTCGAACAGATGGATGCTCCCCTCAAGAAGAACATGTTGAGTTCGGAGTTTCCGCGAGTTGGTCCAACGGAGGCGTCTGCGATCAAATACACGGTACGGTTGCAGCCAAATCAATATTGGGCAAACCGTGTGATCAACTATGGCTACGAGAGTTCGGCCGAGCGTTTTCGGAAACTGGACACGCAGTTGGATGCCGAGCTGAGTGCGGACAAGTCCATGGGGGAGCATGTCTCGCAGGCTGAGCTGTACGGTTTGTGCGTTGACACGCCGATCTCCGTCAAGCACGGTCGTCCTCAGGCCTATGTCAATGGCAGGTACTACGGTGTGGTGCCCTACGGTCTATTGAACTGGCGACCACTGAGAAGAAAAGCTTTGGAGGTCGCCGCCAAGTGGACGCGGATCACTCGTGAGCAGTCGATGGAGTTTGCCGTTTTGGAGGAACTGCTCGGCAACGCAGAGTCAAACGAATGGATTGTGATCGCTGGGCTCAGGCAAGTCGCATATGAACAAAACTTATTCAGTGATTCAGCATCGCCGTTTGGAGAAGAGGATTTTCTGGACCAGCAAGTCTTTGTGCATGTTGTCGATGAATTATGCGACGAACAGCTTCGGCGTGAAGGAAGAGAACGATCCTTGGTAAGTGCTTGGCAGCGTTTTCAAAACGCTGAATGGGCAGGCTGGTCGACACGCCAACTGGGCAATGAGAAGTACTTTTTATCTGCCGATTTGGACGATCCGCTTTATCGGATGGGGATCGAAAGAAAACGGTTCACGCGAAAACTCGATGTCGCCGTTCGGGAGACTTTGGATCAACTGCGAAGCGGGCTCCGTCGTTGGGACGATCGGGAGCTGGTGGCGCTTCGCGGGATCTGGGGAGAGCTATTGCGGAATCGAAAAGACGCGGCGTCGATTTTCGCCGGCAACGAGTATGCGTCCCCGCCGCGGGCACCGATTTTCTATCAAGAGCAAGAGCTTCTCATTGACGAACTGCGGCAGATGGCCGACGAGTTGCGTGAGTAG
- a CDS encoding DUF1559 domain-containing protein produces the protein MKSNFRKSGFTLIELLVVIAIIALLAALLLPAITKAREAARAAQCQANLKNIGIGLFKYSNRAPSGAYCSGASDFRRDGCMDEYGWVADLVNVGDGNMNESLDPSNPLKGSEKLNDLYGSDTTDNKDAAPLARLSAGMCGKADWQGTPGGGSSGEFAGTDPLTDPRAELIARYFLTNGYNTNYAASWHLVRGMVKTEADPSSGELTTWSGGGFKGLGGSTGPLSVADLERSRISSSNVGFIGCAAPGDVDEAILQATLGFDGNGVWGTALNQTEAVEYIASGSLLTEAFNDGPAFWNATDGNLDLIGSNQTLLAQIGCERGEPTTAGCAAPTGPGGNGIYLQDTRDWYAVHAGSCNILMGDGHVEVFADSNADGFLNPGFPVTGLTEADIAGVGYADDALEMPRDKFFAGIFINDGYFKGNFE, from the coding sequence ATGAAGTCGAACTTTCGTAAATCAGGTTTCACCCTGATCGAATTGTTGGTCGTGATTGCGATCATCGCATTGTTGGCAGCTTTGTTGTTGCCCGCGATCACCAAGGCTCGTGAGGCCGCTCGTGCCGCACAATGCCAAGCCAACCTGAAGAACATCGGGATTGGTTTGTTCAAGTACAGCAACCGTGCTCCATCGGGAGCTTATTGCAGCGGAGCATCGGACTTCCGTCGCGATGGTTGCATGGATGAGTACGGTTGGGTTGCTGACCTCGTCAACGTTGGCGACGGCAACATGAACGAGTCGTTGGATCCATCGAACCCACTCAAGGGTTCGGAAAAATTGAATGACCTTTACGGGTCGGACACCACCGATAACAAAGACGCCGCTCCTTTGGCACGCTTGAGCGCAGGTATGTGCGGCAAAGCCGATTGGCAAGGCACTCCGGGTGGTGGTTCTTCCGGGGAATTTGCCGGAACCGATCCTTTGACCGACCCTCGTGCCGAGCTGATCGCTCGCTACTTCCTCACCAACGGTTACAACACCAACTACGCCGCATCGTGGCACTTGGTCCGCGGCATGGTGAAGACCGAAGCTGATCCATCCAGCGGCGAGTTGACCACTTGGTCGGGCGGCGGATTCAAAGGTCTCGGCGGATCGACCGGTCCTCTGAGCGTTGCCGACCTGGAGCGAAGCCGCATCAGCAGCAGCAACGTTGGCTTCATCGGTTGTGCAGCTCCTGGTGACGTTGACGAAGCCATTCTTCAAGCCACTTTGGGTTTTGATGGCAATGGCGTTTGGGGAACCGCACTGAACCAAACCGAAGCTGTCGAATACATCGCCAGCGGTTCGCTCTTGACCGAAGCCTTCAACGACGGACCTGCTTTTTGGAACGCCACCGACGGAAACTTGGACTTGATTGGCAGTAATCAAACCCTGCTCGCGCAAATCGGCTGCGAGCGTGGTGAGCCCACCACAGCGGGTTGTGCTGCACCAACCGGCCCTGGCGGCAACGGGATTTACCTACAAGACACTCGTGACTGGTACGCCGTTCACGCTGGTAGCTGCAACATTCTGATGGGTGACGGGCACGTCGAAGTCTTCGCCGATAGCAACGCCGACGGTTTCTTGAACCCAGGTTTCCCTGTTACCGGTTTGACCGAAGCTGACATCGCAGGTGTTGGTTATGCCGACGATGCCTTGGAAATGCCTCGTGACAAATTCTTCGCTGGTATTTTCATCAACGATGGCTACTTCAAGGGCAACTTTGAGTGA
- a CDS encoding ABC transporter ATP-binding protein gives MSEVNAMRRETIESDQYRDEVSHSTDRGGVEGNASHTHDIIRVDRVSKRFGNKVALHGVSLNVPAGKVFALLGENGAGKTTLIRILTGFQKPDDGSASILGHDCGNNSEEIRRRIGYVSDAPALYEWMTPPEIGWFVSAFYDEGFIPRYRELIEEFQVPAGTKIKSMSKGQRAKVALALATAHDPELLILDEPTSGLDPMVRRQFLESMVDRAAEGRTVLLSSHHINEVERVADMVAIVHGGQVKLVQSMADLKEHTRIVTATMDDAHVESPDLPGRVLSETSNGRQRRWVITDWQQVGDLHWDESDGVRQFHVSVPTLEEVFIAVCGQPISDERSASSLRPEVNHGHSIG, from the coding sequence ATGAGTGAAGTCAACGCCATGCGGCGAGAAACCATCGAATCCGATCAGTACCGGGACGAGGTCTCTCATTCGACAGACAGAGGAGGAGTCGAAGGAAACGCAAGCCACACGCACGACATCATTCGCGTGGACCGCGTGAGCAAACGCTTCGGGAACAAGGTTGCGTTGCACGGCGTCAGTTTGAACGTCCCTGCCGGAAAGGTGTTCGCCTTGTTGGGGGAAAACGGGGCGGGCAAGACCACTCTGATTCGTATCCTGACGGGCTTTCAAAAGCCTGATGATGGCTCCGCATCAATCCTTGGCCACGATTGCGGAAACAACTCAGAGGAAATCCGCAGGCGAATCGGATACGTCAGCGATGCCCCGGCTCTCTATGAATGGATGACTCCGCCGGAGATTGGATGGTTTGTCAGTGCTTTCTATGACGAAGGTTTCATTCCTCGGTATCGAGAATTGATCGAGGAATTTCAGGTTCCTGCGGGGACCAAGATCAAATCCATGAGCAAAGGACAGCGTGCCAAAGTCGCTCTCGCATTGGCAACCGCCCACGACCCGGAGTTATTGATTTTGGATGAGCCCACCAGCGGATTGGACCCGATGGTACGGCGACAGTTCTTGGAGTCCATGGTCGATCGCGCGGCGGAAGGACGAACGGTTTTGCTTTCCAGCCACCACATCAATGAAGTGGAGCGCGTGGCCGATATGGTCGCGATTGTCCATGGCGGTCAAGTGAAGCTGGTTCAGTCCATGGCTGACTTGAAAGAACACACGCGGATCGTGACCGCGACGATGGATGACGCGCATGTGGAATCGCCTGATCTTCCCGGGCGAGTGTTGAGCGAAACCAGCAACGGCCGCCAAAGACGATGGGTAATCACAGATTGGCAGCAGGTCGGTGATTTGCATTGGGATGAGAGCGACGGTGTGCGTCAATTCCATGTCAGTGTCCCAACGCTCGAAGAAGTCTTCATCGCCGTGTGCGGTCAGCCGATCAGCGATGAACGTTCCGCATCCAGTCTTCGTCCGGAGGTGAACCATGGCCACAGCATTGGATGA